The following DNA comes from Kitasatospora sp. NBC_01287.
TGTTGTGCGTATTGGCTCGCTCCATCTCACGTGAGAGGTCGGTACGCCGGAGATGCCAGGCCGATGACCAGCGGCTCCCCTTGAATTGCGTCCAAGTGGAGCCAGGCTGATCTCCTCGTCCAGGTGCTCCTGTCAGGACTCACTCACTGAAAAGCGAAGGCTACGACCGTGCGTACGTACAGCCCCAAGCCCGGCGACGTCCAGCGTCAGTGGCACGTCATCGACGCCAACGACGTCGTGCTCGGCCGCCTGGCCTCCCAGGCCGCCAACCTCCTCCGGGGTAAGCACAAGGCGATCTACGCGCCGCACGTTGACACTGGTGACTTCGTCATCATCATCAACGCCGACAAGGTGCACCTGTCCGGTAACAAGAAGTCCCAGAAGCTGGCCTACCGCCACTCTGGCTTCCCGGGCGGTCTGCGTTCGGTGCGCTACGACGACCTGCTGGACAAGAACCCGGAGAAGGCCGTCGAGAAGGCCATCAAGGGCATGATCCCCAAGAACAGCCTGGGCCGCCAGATGCTCTCCAAGCTGAAGGTCTACTCGGGCGACCAGCACCCGCACGCTGCCCAGCAGCCGGTGCCGTTCGAGATCACCCAGGTCGCGCAGTAATTCCGGCCACCAAGCCCCTTAACTAAGAAAAGCTGAGGAACATCGTGGCCGAGAACGCTGCCATCGAGACCCCCCTGGACATCGAGGTCGACGAGGAGTACACCGAGTACACCTCCGAGGACACCGAGTCCTACTCCACCGAGTCGCTGGCCGGCCGCTTCAGCGAGGCCGTCCCCGGCGCCGGCCTCGGCCGTCGCAAGGAGGCGATCGCCCGCGTGCGCATCGTCCCCGGTACCGGCCAGTGGAAGATCAACGGTCGCACCCTGGAGAACTACTTCCCCAACAAGGTGCA
Coding sequences within:
- the rplM gene encoding 50S ribosomal protein L13; protein product: MRTYSPKPGDVQRQWHVIDANDVVLGRLASQAANLLRGKHKAIYAPHVDTGDFVIIINADKVHLSGNKKSQKLAYRHSGFPGGLRSVRYDDLLDKNPEKAVEKAIKGMIPKNSLGRQMLSKLKVYSGDQHPHAAQQPVPFEITQVAQ